Genomic DNA from Oryza sativa Japonica Group chromosome 5, ASM3414082v1:
CATTATAATGAGTGCTGAGGACTATGTAGATGCTTTTGAGAAGCTCTTGAGGTTGGACCTTTCCGGGAAGCAGGTGTGCTATCTTCTGTAAGTTCCATTGTTTTGCTCGTGTCTCTCTCAGTATTACCTATGCCATTTCCTCTATTTGCATGAAGGATCGGGAAATCATAAGGGTCATTGTGGACTGTTGTCTGCAAGAAAAGATGTTCAATAAGTATTACGCAGTCCTCGCTTCGAAGCTATGCAGCCATGATAAAAATCACAAGTTCAGCTTACAGGTATTGCATTTGTCATCTTTGTTATCTGCTCAACAACTGTCCTGTCTAACAAATTAGTGGATTGCTGCTTTGCTGATGTTGCTAGTAGATTTATTTTTCTTGATTGACTTAATAGGATGAAACATGTTACACGTATACATTATAATAAACTGATGGCCTGTTAACTTGCATTTTTCTACTATTGTGTTCTGTTTGTGATGCCATTCTCTCTAGTGATGATAGTTGTAATATGCTGGCCACTTGCGTACTTCCTTTTAATGGGTGATGGCAGAAGTTAACATTATTCTTCTAACTATGTCTTCTCTGGTTTGTTCTGCCGCTGTTGCAGTACTGCATCTGGGATCATTTTAAGGAGTTAGATAATATGGAGTTGAATCGATCCATGAATCTTGCAAAACTAGTTGCGGAGATGCTGGCAAATTTTACACTCTCACTTGCAACCCTGAAGGTTGTCAAAAACCTGGCAGTGGAGGTGATTCCAAAAAGGACCATTCATTTCCGAATGCTGTTTGAGACCTTACTACAAAAGGATGATGCGGTGGTGTGGAACGTCTTTACACGCATTGCTGGACTTCCAGAGCTTGAAATTTTGAGAGATGGCCTCGTGCTATTCATCAAGCAGCATGTTATTGCTAAGGACACCGGTAAGGACTTGGCTAGCAAATTCAAGATCGCAAAGAAAGCGCTTGATAATACTGCTGGAGTTTTGATGTAATTTGTCTGACATTTCAAGGTGTTACCTCCCTGTACCCATTTTTGACTCTGTGTCCCTCCAGTTTACCTATACAACTAGCAATCATGTGACACAGCTCTAGGTTGTAGGTTCATTATTGTGCTCTGAGAAATCAGAggatttttttctaagttacCCACATGAGGAATTTGAGAGAATCTTCATGTGTGACACTGATGCATTCGCAATTAGAAAGCTTGTCCTGAGAGACCTTGATGGGGCTTGAATGTTAAATCAAAATTTCTGGGAGAATGAACACACATGTCAATTTAGAGTACAGTTTCTTATACAATACCCTTTACATCTTGTTTGTATACATAATTTAGTTCCATGCAATCTGAACATTGAGTCAACAATACTTGGCCACAGAAGCAATGTGACTGAATAGTAAGTGCACTCTGAACTTGCAATTTGATCTTCTGCTGTACATTTGACAAAtgtgaaaataaaagaagactATGGAGAAGTCTCATTTCTTGCTTCATCATCATCAGTCTCAACTCCTGCCCATCTGATAATTGATAAGAGAAACTCCTTCAGGTTCACATGGCCATTCCTGTTCAGGTCCATCTCTTCTgcaagaaacaaacaaaaaattcACTCAAACCTGAACACTAACAATGGCATGACACCAAATTAAATTAATGGTGTGACAGGAAAAGGAGAGGCAGGAGTTCTACTGAATAGCTGTGACGTTATGTGGCTGGGGGTCCTCTCCTGATGAGTAGCCTCATTCATCCTCTGGGTTACATCTTTCCTCTTCATCTTGCCATTTCCATCCTTGTCGAAGAACAGGAAGGCGTCGATGAGCTCATCGAAAACATAGTTGAGCCTGGCGGATTCAAACTCTGAAACCTGACTCCAAACATTTCAGAAACAAAAAATCTATGATCTGGCTTCAGCAACACACAACAAATGATCACTCTATGAGTTGAATTTACCTATAAGAGCAAAATGATCAAGAAAATACTTACACGGTATGTGACATCTGAACCAAAAAGAAGGTACATGAGGCAGAGGAAGACGACGAACTCCGGGAACTGGATCCCCTTCCTGTTGTCGATGTCGCAGTAGCGATGAATATTGTCGATCTCCTCCTCTGACATCTGGACCTGAAGCTTGTTCAGGCAGTTCCTCAGCTCCTCATTGTCAATTGTCCCATTTGAGTCCTCATCTGCAGTTTCAGCCACTGCAAAGGTGAACCCAGAAGCCGAGTTGCGAAACAGAACAAGAGCCTACTATTCTTTTCGGATTATTAGATAGGATTAGTTACTCCACTATTTGAAAATATGTTTCTTATAATATTTCTTCTACCGTATTGATCAGACCACTTCTTTAAAGCTATTTGTTAAGTTCATTTCTCAAAATATTCAATTTAAGATGATCTGTTGCAACAATccactcaataatctaaatcaaacggGCTCATCAGTTGAGCTATCACATAAGTTCGGTTACGACCCGACACATTACCATATTGGTCGAAGACATCCCTGATGTTCCTGAGGCCCTCCTTGAAGCGAGGGAGACCCATGGTGATGCTGTTCACTGACCTGAAGGTCTTCTTCTTCGACTTGGTCCTCTCCTTGAGCGCCTCAGCCACCTTCTTGTCAAGATCCTTCTCCACTCTCCTGTACTTGATAGTAGCAACCAGCTTGGATTCTACACATCCCATCTCTGCTATGAAATTCTGCAAGATCAGAGCGAATTTGGCAACTGAAATGGACATGTAAACatagaaaaatgaacaaaatgAAACAAAGTATTCAGAATTTCTACGATAAATTTCACCTGCAGCTGGGAGATGAAGTGGTAAGCAATATTGTTGTGCAAATTGCTGTGCAGCTCGAGAGAGCTAGATGGGACGTTTCCTGATGCAATCATGCAATAAAAAGTGGAGGAATCTGTCTGGTTTGGGCAATCTCTGTCAGGCTAAGGCAATAGGTGAGGTAGAATCTGATGCAAAGGCACACagcctggagctggagctggtcAGCTAGCTCATGTTgccgcttggatatatatactcTTCGCAATTTGACACGCATAAATATTGCAACTATCTGATTACAATAAGCTGCTTCATGATTAAACATTGACATGATACGATTGCGGCTGTGTTCATTAATCAAGAAGCTATTGAACCTCTCTTTTCTGCTGCATGTATCAGCACGCATTAGCCTCTTTTTATATATAGCCAAAGCAAATGGGTAATCGACAACTCACCAAACAAAATTTGGTGCATTCCGCTTAGTTCAACGTGAGAACAAATGACATGAAAGCATAAGCACATACTGATTCCCAAATCATCAGGACGGCATAAATGACAGTGTGACAAAGATTACAAGTGAAATCTGTTACAGTCAAAGAGGAACAAACTAGCAGAACCTCCGGACATTTCACCCACCTCACTACTACGCACAAACTAAAGATAGAAAGGCAAAATAACCAAACAAAATGCGTAATATCTCCCACAAAACAGAGGACTCAGCGGCAGGTAGGGAAAGTATTAGGTTGGTTTCCTCATGTTGCGGCCAGCCCTGATCACTTCATCCACAAGCAATAACTGTGACGCGATGATGGGTCTGCACCAAAGAAAAACCAGTTAGGATTTAGGATGTTGTTGGGCAAATAAGGCAAGAATAACTTAATTACATACCCGGAATTGATGATCTGGCGTTTCACGGAGTAATTGTCGAAGATGCCCTCCATTTGGGGATCAATTGGTTCGCCAGAGTGATGGTTCAATCCCACCACCAATCCACGATCATGTTCATTCTTCAGAAAGCACAGAAACAGTTAAAATTACTGACCTCCAATTTAAGGATGAGGTGCAGCACTGAAAATGTGTTCATACCTGGAGAGAGACAATAACATCTTGGGTATCTAGACCTGAATTTTCTGCTAGTGTTTTGGGTATGACAAGAAGAGCATCAGCAAATGCCTCCACCCCAAGTTGTGCTCGCTGTTGCCAAGGTTCAGAAGTCGAGAGAATATCAATGTTTTGCTACATTGAAGTTAAAGCATATTGACATTGCAGTACACTTACTCCTTTGACAGTTTTCTTCACGTTGTCAATAAGATGCTTCTTCGCAGCAACCTCAAATGCTCCTGCTCCCTACAGTTGACAAATGACAATGTAAGAATCAAGCAGTCTGAAGATAATAAACATGGTttcatttcaaaaataaaagataataaaaatgattttataagcAACCTTTGGAATACACATGCATCTAATGGCAACTCTGCAACTTATATGAACAAAAGATGTGCTAAAAATGTAATTATAGCTGTTTGGCCTATGCATCAGAAGCTGGTAAAGTATACTAAAATAATGGAATCTAAAATAACCAAGAGATGTAGCCAAACTTAATGTGCACAAGGTGGATCGTGAAGTTCTGTCCATCTCTAGCTTACCAGCACAACTGCTTCATCCTCAACCGTATTCTTAACAGATCTTAGACCATCGCGAACAGCATCCTTAATTTGCGCAATGGTGTGATCATTAGGCCCTGGAGATATTGACTTTACAGTAAGTTCACCACCAAACCAGAATATTGGAAAAAGATCATTATTATAGTTCAAGAGTAATCAACCTTTAATCAGTATAGTGCAAGAGCGAGGATTTTTCACATTCTCAATAAAGGTGTACTTTTCTTCACCAAGAGTATGCTCATAGACAAGCCCAGCCCAGCCAAGACAATCTTCAGTCAAATCATCAACTGAATCAACAGCTTCACCCCCACATGCTAACACAAGCCTCTCCATGTTTCTCCTCTTTGCTCTTCGGAGACCAATAATCTGTAGCATGTAAAAAAGCATCTTGAAGAATA
This window encodes:
- the LOC107276351 gene encoding probable calcium-binding protein CML22 isoform X2 translates to MGCVESKLVATIKYRRVEKDLDKKVAEALKERTKSKKKTFRSVNSITMGLPRFKEGLRNIRDVFDQYDEDSNGTIDNEELRNCLNKLQVQMSEEEIDNIHRYCDIDNRKGIQFPEFVVFLCLMYLLFGSDVTYRVSEFESARLNYVFDELIDAFLFFDKDGNGKMKRKDVTQRMNEATHQERTPSHITSQLFKEMDLNRNGHVNLKEFLLSIIRWAGVETDDDEARNETSP
- the LOC107276351 gene encoding probable calcium-binding protein CML22 isoform X1; amino-acid sequence: MIASGNVPSSSLELHSNLHNNIAYHFISQLQNFIAEMGCVESKLVATIKYRRVEKDLDKKVAEALKERTKSKKKTFRSVNSITMGLPRFKEGLRNIRDVFDQYDEDSNGTIDNEELRNCLNKLQVQMSEEEIDNIHRYCDIDNRKGIQFPEFVVFLCLMYLLFGSDVTYRVSEFESARLNYVFDELIDAFLFFDKDGNGKMKRKDVTQRMNEATHQERTPSHITSQLFKEMDLNRNGHVNLKEFLLSIIRWAGVETDDDEARNETSP